One Mangifera indica cultivar Alphonso chromosome 4, CATAS_Mindica_2.1, whole genome shotgun sequence genomic region harbors:
- the LOC123215048 gene encoding cell division control protein 48 homolog B isoform X1, with translation MDSGSSGSNNKKTGGWKAEEAIGGNRQAVEALREFITFPLLYSSQARKLGLKWPRGLLLYGPPGTGKTSLVRAVVRECNAHLTVISPHSVHKAHVGESERVLREAFSEASSHAMLGEPAVIFIDEIDALCPHRDHRREQDVRVASQLFTLMDSNKPSTTSVSHVVVVASTNRVDAIDPALRRSGRFDAEIEVTTPTEEERSEILKLYTKKIPLDSNVNLQAIAASCTGYVGADLEALCREATMSALKRSADENECATVLSVKMEDWQHARSVVGPSITRGVTVEIPKVSWEDIGGLSNLKKKLQQVVEWPIKHSGAFSRLGVSPVRGVLLHGPPGCSKTTLAKAAAHAAQASFFSLSGAELYSMYVGEGEALLRNTFQRARLAAPSIIFFDEADVVAAKRGGSSSTNITVGERLLSTLLTEMDGLEQAKGILVLAATNRPYAIDAALMRPGRFDLVLYVPPPDLEARYEILHVHTRNMKVADDVDLRRIAEDTELFTGAELEGLCREAGIVALRENISATVVCNRHFLTVKESLKPALTREEIDSYSSFMKTRSPTPASLTVSESSVKHAIKAKKNSIIPVLSVTTCFASIALLAAAKYLFVQTNQTQIERVCT, from the exons ATGGATTCAGGCAGCAGCGGCAGCAACAACAAGAAGACGGGCGGTTGGAAAGCTGAAGAAGCCATCGGTGGAAACAGACAAGCAGTGGAAGCTCTAAGAGAATTCATTACTTTTCCTCTTCTGTACTCTTCACAAGCCCGGAAGCTTGGTCTCAAG TGGCCTCGAGGTTTACTCCTGTACGGTCCACCTGGCACCGGAAAG ACAAGCTTGGTGCGGGCTGTTGTTCGGGAATGTAATGCACATTTAACAGTTATCAG TCCACATTCTGTTCACAAAGCACATGTGGGAGAAAGTGAGAGAGTTTTGCGGGAGGCTTTTTCAGAGGCATCATCACATGCAATGTTGGGTGAGCCGGCAGTTATCTTTATAGATGAAATCGATGCCCTCTGTCCTCACCGTGATCATAG GCGAGAACAAGATGTTCGTGTTGCTTCTCAACTGTTTACACTTATGGATTCCAACAAGCCATCAACAACATCTGTTTCACATGTTGTCGTAGTTGCATCAACGAACAG AGTGGATGCGATTGACCCTGCACTTAGAAGGTCAGGGCGTTTTGATGCTGAAATTGAAGTTACTACACCTACTGAAGAGGAACGATCTGAGATACTTAAG CTCTACACAAAGAAGATTCCTTTGGACTCCAATGTCAACTTACAAGCCATAGCTGCATCTTGCACTGGGTATGTTGGGGCTGATCTAGAGGCTTTATGTCGTGAGGCCACCATGTCTGCACTTAAAAGGTCTGCAGATGAAAATGAATGTGCCACTGTGCTTAGTGTAAAGATGGAGGATTGGCAGCATGCAAGATCTGTGGTTGGCCCAAGCATAACAAGGGGTGTTACTGTTGAAATACCCAAGGTTTCCTGGGAAGATATTGGAGGACTAAGCAATTTGAAG AAAAAGCTTCAACAAGTTGTTGAGTGGCCTATCAAGCATTCTGGTGCATTTTCGAGGCTGGGAGTTTCACCTGTACGTGGAGTTCTTCTTCATGGACCTCCGGGATGCTCAAAAACCACCCTTGCTAAAGCTGCTGCTCATGCTGCCCaagcttcatttttttctttgag TGGTGCAGAATTATATTCAATGTATGTTGGAGAGGGTGAAGCTTTATTGCGTAATACATTTCAGAGGGCCCGGCTTGCAGCTCCAAGCATAATATTTTTTGATGAGGCTGATGTCGTTGCTGCCAAAAG AGGTGGAAGTTCAAGCACTAACATTACAGTTGGAGAAAGGCTTCTTTCTACTCTGCTTACAGAAATGGATGGTTTGGAACAGGCTAAG GGAATTCTTGTTTTGGCTGCAACAAATCGTCCTTATGCAATTGATGCCGCTCTTATGCGGCCTGGACGGTTTGATCTG GTGCTTTATGTACCTCCTCCTGATTTAGAAGCTCGATATGAGATACTTCATGTGCACACACGTAATATGAAAGTTGCAGATGATGTTGATCTCAGAAGAATAGCTGAAGACACTGAGCTCTTCACTGGGGCTGAACTAGAGGGACTCTGCAGAGAAGCTGGAATTGTAGCTCTGAGAGAAAACATTTCTGCTACTGTAGTGTGTAATCGTCATTTCTTGACTGTAAAAGAATCTCTGAAACCAGCATTAACAAGAGAGGAAATTGATTCATATTCATCATTTATGAAGACCAGATCGCCAACACCCGCTTCCTTGACAGTGTCTGAATCTAGCGTCAAACATGCTATCAAGGCCAAAAAGAATTCAATAATTCCAGTGCTTTCCGTAACAACATGTTTTGCAAGCATCGCATTACTGGCAGCTGCAAAATATCTTTTTGTGCaaacaaatcaaacacaaatcgAACGAGTGTGTACCTGA
- the LOC123215048 gene encoding cell division control protein 48 homolog B isoform X2 — protein MLGEPAVIFIDEIDALCPHRDHRREQDVRVASQLFTLMDSNKPSTTSVSHVVVVASTNRVDAIDPALRRSGRFDAEIEVTTPTEEERSEILKLYTKKIPLDSNVNLQAIAASCTGYVGADLEALCREATMSALKRSADENECATVLSVKMEDWQHARSVVGPSITRGVTVEIPKVSWEDIGGLSNLKKKLQQVVEWPIKHSGAFSRLGVSPVRGVLLHGPPGCSKTTLAKAAAHAAQASFFSLSGAELYSMYVGEGEALLRNTFQRARLAAPSIIFFDEADVVAAKRGGSSSTNITVGERLLSTLLTEMDGLEQAKGILVLAATNRPYAIDAALMRPGRFDLVLYVPPPDLEARYEILHVHTRNMKVADDVDLRRIAEDTELFTGAELEGLCREAGIVALRENISATVVCNRHFLTVKESLKPALTREEIDSYSSFMKTRSPTPASLTVSESSVKHAIKAKKNSIIPVLSVTTCFASIALLAAAKYLFVQTNQTQIERVCT, from the exons ATGTTGGGTGAGCCGGCAGTTATCTTTATAGATGAAATCGATGCCCTCTGTCCTCACCGTGATCATAG GCGAGAACAAGATGTTCGTGTTGCTTCTCAACTGTTTACACTTATGGATTCCAACAAGCCATCAACAACATCTGTTTCACATGTTGTCGTAGTTGCATCAACGAACAG AGTGGATGCGATTGACCCTGCACTTAGAAGGTCAGGGCGTTTTGATGCTGAAATTGAAGTTACTACACCTACTGAAGAGGAACGATCTGAGATACTTAAG CTCTACACAAAGAAGATTCCTTTGGACTCCAATGTCAACTTACAAGCCATAGCTGCATCTTGCACTGGGTATGTTGGGGCTGATCTAGAGGCTTTATGTCGTGAGGCCACCATGTCTGCACTTAAAAGGTCTGCAGATGAAAATGAATGTGCCACTGTGCTTAGTGTAAAGATGGAGGATTGGCAGCATGCAAGATCTGTGGTTGGCCCAAGCATAACAAGGGGTGTTACTGTTGAAATACCCAAGGTTTCCTGGGAAGATATTGGAGGACTAAGCAATTTGAAG AAAAAGCTTCAACAAGTTGTTGAGTGGCCTATCAAGCATTCTGGTGCATTTTCGAGGCTGGGAGTTTCACCTGTACGTGGAGTTCTTCTTCATGGACCTCCGGGATGCTCAAAAACCACCCTTGCTAAAGCTGCTGCTCATGCTGCCCaagcttcatttttttctttgag TGGTGCAGAATTATATTCAATGTATGTTGGAGAGGGTGAAGCTTTATTGCGTAATACATTTCAGAGGGCCCGGCTTGCAGCTCCAAGCATAATATTTTTTGATGAGGCTGATGTCGTTGCTGCCAAAAG AGGTGGAAGTTCAAGCACTAACATTACAGTTGGAGAAAGGCTTCTTTCTACTCTGCTTACAGAAATGGATGGTTTGGAACAGGCTAAG GGAATTCTTGTTTTGGCTGCAACAAATCGTCCTTATGCAATTGATGCCGCTCTTATGCGGCCTGGACGGTTTGATCTG GTGCTTTATGTACCTCCTCCTGATTTAGAAGCTCGATATGAGATACTTCATGTGCACACACGTAATATGAAAGTTGCAGATGATGTTGATCTCAGAAGAATAGCTGAAGACACTGAGCTCTTCACTGGGGCTGAACTAGAGGGACTCTGCAGAGAAGCTGGAATTGTAGCTCTGAGAGAAAACATTTCTGCTACTGTAGTGTGTAATCGTCATTTCTTGACTGTAAAAGAATCTCTGAAACCAGCATTAACAAGAGAGGAAATTGATTCATATTCATCATTTATGAAGACCAGATCGCCAACACCCGCTTCCTTGACAGTGTCTGAATCTAGCGTCAAACATGCTATCAAGGCCAAAAAGAATTCAATAATTCCAGTGCTTTCCGTAACAACATGTTTTGCAAGCATCGCATTACTGGCAGCTGCAAAATATCTTTTTGTGCaaacaaatcaaacacaaatcgAACGAGTGTGTACCTGA